One window of the Brevibacterium limosum genome contains the following:
- a CDS encoding IS110 family RNA-guided transposase, translating to MSIVAHLYSFFIGVDTHARNHVYTIITSTGVLIDTGTFPTTAAGIKRALSWVGRRTDGDLDTLWVVEGAASYGAMLTGHIAAAGYPVVEAARMDAKARHGVGKSDELDSRRIAESVLRLDADQLRWPRQGEGVRQALRVLLAARNSMSTERTRQINALTALVRTNDLGLDARKSLTAEQFAEIARWRDRKEDIGLATARAEAVRLAKRVLTLDEELAGNLAKLTELLKASPAAALLDEPGFGPFSAAVCFTAWSHPGRVRNAAAFAALAGVNPIPASSGNTHRHRLNRGGDRQLNRALHTVIMNRMVHDERTRDYVARHYGEDPTKKSKKEIRRKLKWYLARRVYKILNALDTVPQPA from the coding sequence ATGTCCATTGTCGCGCACTTATACAGTTTCTTCATCGGCGTCGATACACACGCCAGAAACCACGTCTACACGATCATCACCAGCACCGGTGTCCTCATCGACACCGGCACCTTCCCGACCACTGCTGCTGGCATCAAACGAGCACTGAGCTGGGTCGGCCGGCGCACCGACGGCGACCTCGACACACTCTGGGTCGTTGAAGGTGCTGCTTCGTACGGGGCGATGCTGACCGGCCACATCGCCGCAGCCGGATACCCCGTCGTCGAAGCCGCCCGCATGGACGCCAAAGCCCGCCACGGGGTGGGTAAGAGCGATGAGCTCGATTCCCGCCGCATCGCAGAATCCGTGCTGCGGTTGGATGCCGACCAGCTGAGGTGGCCGCGCCAGGGCGAAGGCGTGCGGCAGGCACTGCGTGTCCTGCTGGCAGCGCGGAACTCGATGAGCACCGAACGCACCCGGCAGATCAATGCTCTGACCGCGCTGGTGCGCACCAACGATCTGGGACTCGACGCCCGCAAGTCGCTGACGGCTGAGCAGTTCGCTGAGATCGCCAGGTGGCGGGACAGGAAGGAAGACATCGGCCTGGCCACTGCCCGGGCTGAAGCGGTCCGTTTGGCCAAACGAGTTCTCACCCTCGACGAGGAGCTGGCAGGCAACCTCGCCAAACTCACCGAACTCCTCAAAGCCAGCCCGGCTGCGGCCTTGCTGGATGAGCCCGGGTTCGGGCCCTTCAGCGCCGCGGTGTGCTTCACCGCCTGGTCCCATCCCGGCCGGGTTCGCAACGCGGCGGCATTCGCCGCCCTGGCGGGGGTGAATCCGATTCCAGCGTCATCGGGCAACACGCATCGTCACCGGTTGAATCGGGGTGGTGACCGGCAGTTGAACCGGGCCTTACACACGGTGATCATGAACCGGATGGTCCATGATGAGCGGACCCGAGACTATGTTGCCAGGCACTACGGTGAAGACCCGACGAAGAAGTCGAAGAAGGAAATCCGACGCAAACTCAAATGGTATCTAGCGCGCCGGGTCTACAAGATCCTTAACGCGCTAGATACCGTTCCTCAACCCGCTTGA
- a CDS encoding aspartate aminotransferase family protein, whose protein sequence is MTENVTRAGTPYQDAIRNNVWMHMSPHQALFNGGEAPVIVRGEGHHIFDDKGRKYLDGLAGLFTVQVGHGREQIAKAMYDQTLKLPFMPLWSYAHPQAIEVSERLASYAPGDLNRVFLTSGGGDSVESAMKLAKNYFKLVGKPGKHKIISRATAYHGTPHGALSVTSLPGLREQFAPLVPGAHKVPNTNFYRAPEHLAHDEKAFGRWAADRIGEAIEFEGADSVAAVFLEPVQNSGGCFPPPPGYFERVREICDEYDVLLVSDETICAYGRIGDMFACNDLGYVPDIITSAKGITSGYAPLGAMIASDRLFEPFGPGGDETFYHGYTFGGHPVACAAAMANFDVFEEEKLNDHVHENAAAFKFTLEKLKDLPIVGDVRGEGFFYGIELVKDKDTKESFTEEESERILKNFVSAKMYDSGLYCRADDRGDPVIQLSPPLTVGQPEFDEMEQIIRGVLQEAWTMF, encoded by the coding sequence ATGACAGAGAATGTCACCAGAGCCGGCACTCCTTATCAGGATGCCATCCGCAACAACGTGTGGATGCACATGTCACCACACCAAGCACTGTTCAACGGTGGTGAGGCGCCGGTCATCGTACGCGGCGAAGGCCACCACATCTTCGATGACAAGGGCAGGAAGTACCTCGACGGTCTCGCCGGCCTGTTCACCGTCCAGGTGGGTCACGGTCGCGAGCAGATCGCGAAGGCGATGTACGACCAGACGCTGAAGCTGCCGTTCATGCCGCTGTGGTCGTACGCCCACCCGCAGGCGATCGAGGTCTCGGAGCGTCTGGCCAGCTATGCCCCGGGCGACCTCAATCGGGTCTTCCTCACTTCCGGCGGCGGCGATTCGGTCGAATCGGCGATGAAGCTGGCGAAGAACTACTTCAAGCTCGTCGGCAAGCCCGGCAAGCACAAGATCATCTCGCGGGCCACCGCCTACCACGGCACCCCGCACGGCGCATTGTCGGTGACTTCGCTGCCGGGCCTGCGTGAGCAGTTCGCTCCCCTGGTTCCCGGCGCTCACAAGGTGCCGAACACGAACTTCTACCGGGCACCGGAGCACCTCGCCCACGACGAGAAGGCCTTCGGCCGCTGGGCTGCCGACCGCATCGGTGAGGCCATCGAGTTCGAGGGCGCCGACTCCGTCGCCGCCGTCTTCCTCGAGCCCGTGCAGAACTCCGGCGGCTGCTTCCCGCCGCCTCCCGGGTACTTCGAGCGGGTCCGCGAGATCTGCGACGAGTACGATGTGCTGCTGGTCTCGGACGAGACGATCTGCGCCTACGGCCGCATCGGCGACATGTTCGCCTGCAACGACTTAGGCTATGTTCCCGACATCATCACCTCGGCCAAGGGCATCACCTCCGGCTATGCGCCGCTGGGTGCGATGATCGCCTCCGATCGTCTCTTCGAGCCCTTCGGCCCCGGCGGCGATGAGACCTTCTACCACGGCTACACCTTCGGCGGTCACCCCGTCGCCTGTGCCGCCGCGATGGCGAACTTCGACGTCTTCGAAGAGGAGAAGCTCAACGATCACGTGCACGAGAACGCTGCGGCGTTCAAGTTCACGCTCGAGAAGCTCAAGGATCTGCCGATCGTCGGCGATGTCCGCGGTGAGGGGTTCTTCTACGGAATCGAACTCGTCAAGGACAAGGACACGAAGGAGTCGTTCACCGAAGAGGAGTCCGAGCGGATCCTGAAGAACTTCGTGTCGGCGAAGATGTACGACAGCGGCCTGTACTGCCGCGCCGACGACCGTGGAGACCCGGTCATCCAGCTCTCGCCTCCGCTGACCGTCGGTCAGCCCGAGTTCGACGAGATGGAGCAGATCATCCGCGGCGTCCTGCAGGAAGCCTGGACCATGTTCTGA